Proteins from one Catenuloplanes atrovinosus genomic window:
- a CDS encoding WD40/YVTN/BNR-like repeat-containing protein has translation MRRLLTAVAVAAVVLPAPAAASAAGSGPSWSLTPSGSEARLRGLSVVSPRVVWASGSSGTVLRTVDGGRHWSPAGPPGTETLQFRDIEAFDAHHAVALSIGTGADSRVYRTADGGRTWTETFRNPDPAAFYDCLAFTDSRHGLALSDPVDGAFRVLSTSDGGRSWSVLSPARMPAALPGEFAFAASGTCLVAGTGGRYWFATGGGSAARVFSSKDHGRSWRVATTPVPSGPSAGIYSLAFRDAAHGVAVGGDYAVPSEAPRGAAVFRDGRWTAAAVPPGEYRSGAAWVPGRGAGVLAVGPTGSSISRDGGRTWTEFDGGSFDAVDCVAGRHGPVCWASGEAGRLAVLS, from the coding sequence ATGAGGCGTCTGCTCACCGCCGTTGCCGTTGCCGCCGTCGTGCTGCCGGCGCCCGCCGCGGCGTCCGCCGCCGGGTCCGGGCCCTCGTGGTCGCTGACGCCGTCCGGCAGCGAGGCCCGGCTGCGCGGCCTGTCCGTGGTGTCGCCGCGGGTGGTGTGGGCCTCCGGCAGTTCCGGGACGGTGCTGCGGACCGTCGACGGCGGCCGGCACTGGTCCCCGGCCGGACCACCCGGCACGGAGACGCTGCAGTTCCGCGACATCGAGGCGTTCGACGCGCACCACGCGGTCGCGCTGTCCATCGGCACCGGTGCGGACTCGCGCGTCTACCGTACGGCCGACGGCGGGCGCACCTGGACCGAGACGTTCCGCAACCCCGACCCGGCCGCCTTCTACGACTGCTTGGCGTTCACCGACTCCCGGCACGGGCTGGCGCTGTCCGACCCGGTGGACGGCGCGTTCCGCGTCCTGTCCACGTCGGACGGCGGGCGGAGCTGGTCGGTGCTGTCGCCGGCGCGGATGCCGGCCGCGCTGCCGGGCGAGTTCGCGTTCGCGGCCAGCGGCACCTGCCTGGTCGCCGGCACCGGCGGGCGGTACTGGTTCGCGACCGGCGGCGGCTCGGCCGCGCGGGTCTTCTCCTCGAAGGACCACGGCCGGAGCTGGCGGGTGGCCACCACGCCGGTGCCGTCCGGGCCGTCCGCGGGCATCTACTCGCTGGCGTTCCGGGACGCGGCGCACGGCGTCGCGGTCGGCGGCGACTACGCGGTCCCGTCCGAGGCGCCGCGCGGCGCGGCCGTGTTCCGCGACGGCCGGTGGACGGCGGCCGCGGTGCCGCCGGGGGAGTACCGGTCGGGCGCGGCGTGGGTCCCGGGCCGGGGAGCAGGTGTGCTGGCGGTCGGCCCGACCGGCAGCTCGATCAGCCGCGACGGCGGCCGCACGTGGACGGAGTTCGACGGCGGCAGTTTCGACGCGGTCGACTGCGTGGCGGGGCGCCACGGGCCGGTGTGCTGGGCGTCGGGCGAGGCGGGGCGGCTCGCGGTGCTGTCCTGA
- a CDS encoding class I SAM-dependent methyltransferase — MGFDYLLFPGRHHLLTRFQAEFLTRVAGDATVVWAVTSANHENTKRNPIPYHRREAAIERLSAAEGLRSLVVPVFDTAPTDRFAAVTVKNVEVATGLALTPGNAVVACSTPAVAALYAGLGFTVLPVEDDPALPEPPERPWDVLMRLAAGDERWRELAHPASVDVFGRYRLAEAVRAVVNDPVVGDEGGLTATRDYRTYVEAFAAGADRKWRLVREHVRPGRIVDIGCGAGAVLEMADAEPALRESDLIGVEVARHLYEECVHKKAQGAFRNPNVFFYRRNVLGGAVFAPRSIDTTMTFALTHEIWSYGARMESLRRFVAAIYEHTVPGGVWINSDVCGPDGRDQLVHLRLSTSDGANPASPVAELSGDVAAYVGGLSTRARLDQFAVDFRFPFGYRPVSDDVVELTLGDAMDFLTRKDYTDNWLSETQEQFCGLEMADWKGLLTDVGFEVDAASHTTRNDWIVENRLAPVASLHRPDGTPLDWPVTHALLIARRPLNT, encoded by the coding sequence ATGGGCTTCGACTACCTGCTCTTTCCCGGCCGGCACCACCTGCTGACGCGCTTCCAGGCGGAGTTCCTGACGCGGGTCGCCGGGGACGCGACCGTGGTGTGGGCGGTGACGTCGGCGAACCATGAGAACACGAAGCGTAACCCGATTCCGTATCACCGGCGGGAGGCCGCGATCGAGCGGCTGAGCGCGGCCGAGGGGCTGCGGTCGCTGGTGGTGCCGGTCTTCGACACCGCGCCGACGGACCGGTTCGCGGCCGTGACGGTCAAGAACGTCGAGGTCGCCACCGGGCTGGCGCTGACGCCGGGGAACGCGGTGGTCGCCTGTTCGACGCCGGCGGTGGCGGCGCTGTACGCGGGGCTCGGGTTCACGGTGCTGCCGGTGGAGGACGATCCGGCGCTGCCGGAGCCGCCGGAGCGGCCGTGGGACGTGCTGATGCGGCTGGCGGCCGGCGACGAGCGGTGGCGGGAGCTGGCGCATCCGGCGTCGGTGGACGTGTTCGGGCGGTACCGGCTGGCCGAGGCGGTACGCGCGGTGGTCAACGACCCGGTGGTGGGCGACGAGGGCGGGCTGACCGCCACCCGCGACTACCGGACGTACGTGGAGGCGTTCGCGGCGGGCGCGGACCGCAAGTGGCGGCTGGTCCGCGAGCACGTGCGGCCGGGGCGGATCGTGGACATCGGGTGCGGCGCGGGCGCGGTGCTGGAGATGGCGGACGCCGAGCCGGCGCTGCGGGAGAGCGATCTGATCGGCGTGGAGGTGGCGCGCCACCTGTACGAGGAGTGCGTGCACAAGAAGGCGCAGGGCGCGTTCCGGAACCCGAACGTGTTCTTCTACCGGCGCAACGTGCTGGGCGGTGCGGTGTTCGCGCCACGCTCGATCGACACCACCATGACGTTCGCGCTGACGCACGAGATCTGGTCGTACGGCGCACGGATGGAGTCGCTGCGGCGGTTCGTGGCCGCCATCTACGAGCACACCGTGCCGGGCGGCGTGTGGATCAACAGCGACGTGTGCGGGCCGGACGGGCGGGACCAGCTGGTCCACCTGCGGCTGTCCACGTCGGACGGTGCGAATCCGGCGTCGCCGGTGGCGGAGTTGTCCGGGGACGTCGCGGCGTACGTCGGCGGGCTGTCGACGCGGGCCCGGCTCGACCAGTTCGCGGTGGACTTCCGGTTCCCGTTCGGCTATCGGCCGGTGTCGGACGACGTGGTGGAGCTGACGCTCGGCGACGCGATGGACTTCCTCACCCGGAAGGACTACACGGACAACTGGCTCTCCGAGACGCAGGAGCAGTTCTGCGGCCTGGAGATGGCGGACTGGAAGGGCCTGCTGACCGACGTCGGGTTCGAGGTGGACGCGGCCTCGCACACCACGCGCAACGACTGGATCGTGGAGAACCGCCTGGCCCCGGTCGCGTCGCTGCACCGGCCGGACGGCACGCCGCTGGACTGGCCGGTCACGCACGCGCTGCTGATCGCGCGGCGCCCGCTGAACACCTGA
- a CDS encoding sensor histidine kinase, with the protein MTGVGNVADVNGVPRQWWLVVGSLAGMLLVGTATVMTDEYGVPLLIAWAAATAQAAALALSLRRPRIATVVQLAAVAVFALAQEGAHGIWPFQPPVMLTLVAHVGLVGLRWPWREAVVIWWASGLFGILLSMVDPRGRTIEVADTALITYATNSVMVLFGTIAWRQRLAVRRELAQARRDVALEQSQRALVEERNRIARELHDVVAHGMSVIHMQATSAAYRIPDIDPESREEFGRIAAGTRTTLREMRALLALLRDEGADGELRPMPDLRSLGDLAESARRGGVPVSLDVDAEPRDDTVGRAAYRIVQESLSNVIRHAPGAATHVRVAVEGEELVVEVVNGPPATLPRLMEEPARARHGLVGMHERARLAGGVVRTGARPDGGYRVVARLPLTAEPVASTADDGHV; encoded by the coding sequence GTGACCGGGGTCGGTAACGTCGCGGACGTGAACGGGGTGCCGAGGCAGTGGTGGCTGGTGGTCGGCTCGCTGGCCGGCATGCTGCTGGTCGGCACCGCCACCGTGATGACCGACGAGTACGGCGTGCCGCTGCTGATCGCCTGGGCCGCCGCCACCGCGCAGGCCGCCGCGCTGGCGCTGAGCCTGCGGCGGCCGCGGATCGCCACGGTGGTGCAGCTCGCGGCCGTGGCGGTGTTCGCGCTCGCGCAGGAGGGCGCGCACGGCATCTGGCCGTTCCAGCCGCCGGTGATGCTCACGCTGGTCGCGCACGTGGGGCTGGTCGGGCTGCGCTGGCCGTGGCGCGAGGCGGTGGTGATCTGGTGGGCCAGCGGGCTCTTCGGCATCCTGCTGTCGATGGTCGACCCGCGCGGCCGGACGATCGAGGTGGCCGACACCGCGCTGATCACCTACGCGACGAACTCGGTGATGGTGCTGTTCGGCACGATCGCCTGGCGGCAGCGGCTGGCCGTGCGCCGGGAGCTGGCCCAGGCCCGCCGGGACGTGGCGCTGGAGCAGTCGCAGCGGGCGTTGGTCGAGGAGCGCAACCGGATCGCGCGTGAGCTGCACGACGTGGTCGCGCACGGCATGTCCGTGATCCACATGCAGGCGACGTCCGCGGCGTACCGCATCCCGGACATCGACCCGGAGTCGCGGGAGGAGTTCGGGCGGATCGCGGCCGGCACCCGCACCACGCTGCGCGAGATGCGCGCGCTGCTGGCGCTGCTGCGCGACGAGGGCGCGGACGGCGAACTGCGGCCGATGCCGGACCTGCGCAGCCTCGGCGACCTGGCCGAGTCCGCGCGCCGTGGCGGCGTGCCGGTCTCGCTGGACGTGGACGCGGAGCCGCGCGACGACACGGTGGGCCGCGCGGCGTACCGGATCGTGCAGGAGTCGCTGAGCAACGTGATCCGGCACGCGCCGGGCGCCGCCACCCACGTGCGCGTCGCGGTGGAGGGGGAGGAACTGGTGGTCGAGGTGGTCAACGGGCCGCCCGCCACGCTGCCGCGCCTGATGGAGGAGCCGGCCCGGGCCCGGCACGGCCTGGTCGGCATGCACGAGCGCGCCCGGCTGGCCGGCGGCGTGGTGCGCACCGGCGCCCGTCCCGACGGCGGATACCGCGTGGTCGCCCGCCTGCCCCTGACGGCCGAGCCGGTCGCGTCCACCGCCGACGACGGCCACGTCTGA
- a CDS encoding DedA family protein — protein MNPYTWLGPLVLIEGPAATVSAGSLVGAGVARFLPVWVIVVLADVAGDSLLYLAGRSSRHPRVAALLARIGVTSRRAAGFTRDLPRLVITAKVLDVLAVPAFVAAGIARIPYQRFAAWVTAGAAVRAAVLIGAGALLGSRLTGLLELPGGFLLLAAVVAGPALLLNLLVKRLTRKRIAA, from the coding sequence ATGAACCCGTACACCTGGCTCGGCCCGCTCGTGCTGATCGAGGGGCCGGCGGCGACCGTGAGCGCCGGCTCGCTGGTCGGCGCCGGCGTCGCGCGCTTCCTGCCGGTCTGGGTGATCGTCGTGCTCGCGGACGTGGCCGGTGACAGCCTGCTCTACCTGGCCGGGCGTTCGTCGCGGCACCCGCGGGTGGCCGCGCTGCTGGCCCGCATCGGCGTCACGTCGCGCCGCGCGGCCGGCTTCACCCGCGACCTGCCCCGACTGGTGATCACCGCGAAGGTGCTGGACGTGCTGGCCGTCCCCGCGTTCGTGGCGGCCGGCATCGCCCGAATCCCGTACCAGCGGTTCGCGGCCTGGGTGACGGCCGGCGCGGCGGTGCGGGCCGCGGTGCTGATCGGCGCCGGCGCGCTGCTCGGCAGCCGGCTGACCGGCCTGCTGGAGCTGCCCGGCGGCTTCCTGCTGCTCGCCGCCGTGGTGGCCGGCCCGGCGCTGCTGCTCAACCTGCTCGTCAAGCGCCTCACCAGGAAGCGGATAGCGGCGTGA
- a CDS encoding DUF1996 domain-containing protein has protein sequence MQSDPSAPLSGASPDKSGKKSKKRMFLLAIPVVAALAGSGVLVATANAGSNQTPIPGVLEAESYAAHQGAQTEGTSDTGGGRNVGWLSNGDWMRYDNVDLGAAAGGPLTIEARVASANSEGGSVEVRAGSPTGELLAAFPISKTGNWQSWVTGKAVSKTTLGGTQTVVVNLVSKSRSDFVNLNWLRFTRAGGGTGAPGTTAPASPAATATTGAPASPSATASASVSPTPTGTAPQTGAGWVVMDQAKWAQELAAFRAITPKTPAERMVPEFHASCKISHTRPDDPIVAPNLPGASHDHTFWGNKTTSAASTAESLFAAKATTCEPSTQDFSAYWVPTLLKDGKPVMPKEVTVYYGSRLKDYAATVPFPSGFRMIAGDAKQQTSKGQNNQFWCAGVGGETGRTKDGEWPVCAPTAELIRQLTFPDCWDGVHLDSPDHKSHVGPADAQGRCSGKYPVAIPSISFMLPYPLNTDTEGITLSSGTGYSMHGDFFNAWVPQALAERVRNCINQHAKCNAQGNF, from the coding sequence ATGCAGAGCGACCCCTCGGCTCCGCTGTCCGGCGCATCGCCGGATAAATCTGGAAAAAAGAGCAAGAAGCGGATGTTCCTGCTGGCGATCCCGGTGGTCGCGGCGCTCGCCGGCAGCGGCGTGCTCGTCGCCACCGCGAACGCGGGCAGCAACCAGACGCCGATCCCCGGCGTCCTCGAGGCCGAGTCGTACGCGGCCCACCAGGGCGCGCAGACCGAGGGCACCAGCGACACCGGCGGCGGCCGCAACGTCGGCTGGCTCAGCAACGGCGACTGGATGCGCTACGACAACGTGGACCTCGGCGCGGCGGCCGGCGGCCCGCTGACCATCGAGGCGCGCGTGGCCTCGGCGAACTCCGAGGGCGGCTCGGTCGAGGTGCGTGCCGGGAGCCCGACCGGTGAGCTGCTCGCCGCGTTCCCGATCAGCAAGACCGGCAACTGGCAGAGCTGGGTCACCGGCAAGGCGGTCAGCAAGACCACGCTCGGCGGTACGCAGACCGTGGTGGTGAACCTGGTCAGCAAGAGCCGCAGCGACTTCGTGAACCTCAACTGGCTGCGCTTCACCCGGGCCGGCGGCGGCACCGGCGCGCCGGGCACCACCGCGCCGGCGAGCCCGGCCGCGACCGCGACCACCGGCGCGCCGGCGAGCCCGAGCGCGACCGCGTCCGCGAGCGTGTCGCCCACGCCGACCGGCACCGCGCCGCAGACCGGCGCCGGCTGGGTCGTGATGGACCAGGCCAAGTGGGCGCAGGAACTGGCCGCGTTCCGCGCGATCACGCCGAAGACGCCGGCCGAGCGGATGGTGCCGGAGTTCCACGCCTCCTGCAAGATCAGCCACACCAGGCCGGACGACCCGATCGTCGCGCCGAACCTGCCGGGCGCGTCGCACGACCACACGTTCTGGGGCAACAAGACCACCAGCGCGGCCTCGACCGCGGAGTCGCTGTTCGCCGCGAAGGCCACCACCTGCGAGCCGTCCACCCAGGACTTCTCCGCCTACTGGGTGCCGACGCTGCTCAAGGACGGCAAGCCGGTCATGCCGAAGGAGGTCACGGTCTACTACGGCTCGCGCCTGAAGGACTACGCCGCGACCGTGCCGTTCCCGTCCGGCTTCCGGATGATCGCCGGTGACGCGAAGCAGCAGACCAGCAAGGGGCAGAACAACCAGTTCTGGTGCGCGGGCGTGGGCGGCGAGACCGGCCGGACCAAGGACGGCGAGTGGCCGGTCTGCGCGCCGACCGCGGAGCTGATCCGCCAGCTCACCTTCCCGGACTGCTGGGACGGCGTGCACCTGGACAGCCCGGACCACAAGTCGCACGTGGGCCCGGCCGACGCGCAGGGCAGGTGCTCCGGCAAGTACCCGGTGGCGATCCCGTCGATCTCGTTCATGCTGCCGTACCCGCTGAACACGGACACCGAGGGCATCACGCTCTCGTCCGGCACCGGCTACTCCATGCACGGCGACTTCTTCAACGCCTGGGTGCCGCAGGCGCTCGCCGAGCGCGTCCGCAACTGCATCAACCAGCACGCGAAGTGCAACGCGCAGGGCAACTTCTGA
- a CDS encoding beta-galactosidase — protein sequence MEHRWLRWPSAEAGPRMAFGADYNPDQWPREVWDEDVAAMREAGVNIVSLAIFSWARIQPNAGTYDWAWLDDAMDLLHANGIAVDLATATASPPPWLTTSHPEILPVDNAGNTVWPGARQHWRPTSPIFREYALTLVRELATRYANHPALTAWHVSNELGCHNVYDFSDDAARAFRTWLKARYGTIEALNDAWATAFWSQRYSAWGQILPPRQAASYPNPTQQLDFKRFSSDALKEYLVAEREILRELTPDVPVTTNFMVMGETKGMNYADWASEVDFVSNDHYFWPGPQGLDELSFSANLTGHLAAGRPWFLMEHSTSAVNWQPINLAKRPGELGRDSLIHVAHGADAVCFFQWRQSRGGAEKYHSAMLPHAGTDSAVFRAVARLGEDLRTIQPVAGTDQAPSRAAILFDWDSWWASELDSHPTEKLRYRAEALDWYTAFLANGVPVDVVPVAADLTGYDLVIAPILHVVPGELARRLEAYVAGGGHLVTTYFSGIVDENDHVWLGGYPGALRELLGIRIEEFGPLLEGDSVALDNGTDGTLWTDRIDVVAPDVDVLAWYKTGEHAGRAAITRRTVSAGSSDGEPGAGDPAGTATYVSTRLGPEGLTSLLAELLRSAGIASPLPEEARGQVELAIRTGAGEDFWFLINRTDVPVELPGLDGEPLLGTVTPLAPRAVAILRRTR from the coding sequence GTGGAACACCGGTGGCTGCGCTGGCCCTCCGCCGAGGCCGGGCCGCGGATGGCGTTCGGCGCCGACTACAACCCCGACCAGTGGCCGCGCGAGGTCTGGGATGAGGACGTCGCCGCCATGCGGGAGGCGGGCGTCAACATCGTCTCGCTGGCGATCTTCTCCTGGGCGCGCATCCAGCCGAACGCGGGCACGTACGACTGGGCCTGGCTCGACGACGCGATGGACCTGCTGCACGCCAACGGCATCGCGGTCGACCTGGCCACCGCGACCGCGTCCCCGCCGCCGTGGCTGACCACGTCGCACCCGGAGATCCTGCCGGTGGACAACGCCGGCAACACGGTCTGGCCGGGCGCCCGCCAGCACTGGCGTCCCACCTCGCCGATCTTCCGGGAGTACGCGCTCACGCTGGTCCGCGAGCTGGCCACCCGGTACGCGAACCACCCGGCGCTGACCGCCTGGCACGTCAGCAACGAGCTGGGCTGCCACAACGTGTACGACTTCTCGGACGACGCGGCGCGCGCGTTCCGCACCTGGCTCAAGGCCCGGTACGGCACGATCGAGGCGCTCAACGACGCCTGGGCCACCGCGTTCTGGTCGCAGCGGTACAGCGCCTGGGGCCAGATCCTGCCGCCGCGCCAGGCCGCCAGCTACCCGAACCCGACGCAGCAGCTGGACTTCAAGCGCTTCAGCTCGGACGCGCTCAAGGAGTACCTGGTCGCCGAGCGGGAGATCCTCCGCGAGCTCACCCCGGACGTACCGGTCACCACCAACTTCATGGTGATGGGCGAGACCAAGGGCATGAACTACGCGGACTGGGCCTCCGAGGTCGACTTCGTCTCCAACGACCACTACTTCTGGCCCGGGCCGCAGGGCCTGGACGAGCTGTCCTTCTCCGCGAACCTGACCGGCCACCTCGCGGCCGGCCGGCCGTGGTTCCTGATGGAGCACTCCACGAGCGCGGTCAACTGGCAGCCGATCAACCTCGCCAAGCGCCCCGGCGAGCTGGGCCGCGACTCGCTGATCCACGTGGCGCACGGCGCGGACGCGGTCTGCTTCTTCCAGTGGCGCCAGTCCAGGGGCGGCGCGGAGAAGTACCACTCCGCGATGCTGCCGCACGCCGGCACGGACAGCGCGGTCTTCCGCGCGGTCGCGCGGCTGGGCGAGGACCTCAGGACCATTCAACCCGTCGCGGGTACGGACCAGGCGCCGTCGCGCGCCGCCATCCTGTTCGACTGGGACTCCTGGTGGGCCAGCGAGCTGGACTCGCACCCGACCGAGAAGCTGCGCTACCGGGCGGAGGCGCTGGACTGGTACACCGCGTTCCTGGCCAACGGCGTGCCGGTCGACGTGGTGCCGGTCGCGGCCGACCTGACCGGGTACGACCTGGTGATCGCGCCGATCCTGCACGTGGTGCCGGGCGAGCTGGCGCGGCGCCTGGAGGCGTACGTCGCGGGCGGCGGCCACCTGGTCACCACCTACTTCTCCGGCATCGTGGACGAGAACGACCACGTGTGGCTGGGCGGATACCCGGGTGCGCTGCGCGAGCTGCTGGGCATCCGGATCGAGGAGTTCGGCCCGCTGCTCGAGGGTGACAGCGTCGCGCTGGACAACGGCACGGACGGCACGCTGTGGACCGACCGGATCGACGTGGTCGCGCCGGACGTGGACGTGCTGGCCTGGTACAAGACCGGCGAGCACGCGGGCCGCGCGGCGATCACCCGGCGTACCGTCTCGGCCGGCTCCTCCGACGGCGAGCCCGGCGCGGGCGACCCGGCCGGCACCGCCACCTACGTCTCCACCCGCCTCGGGCCGGAGGGACTGACCTCGCTGCTGGCCGAGCTGCTGCGGTCGGCCGGCATCGCCAGCCCGCTGCCGGAGGAGGCCCGCGGCCAGGTGGAGCTGGCCATCCGTACCGGTGCGGGCGAGGACTTCTGGTTCCTGATCAACCGCACCGACGTGCCGGTCGAGCTGCCCGGCCTCGACGGCGAGCCGCTGCTCGGCACCGTCACGCCGCTGGCGCCGCGCGCGGTCGCGATCCTGCGCCGCACCCGCTAG
- a CDS encoding ABC transporter substrate-binding protein, protein MMYTSRRNLLRLAGAVGVASVLAACGGGDDSGTGGETVSADDVTKALEEGGELLVWSWDTTIAPTAQAFMTKYPKVKINVVNAGTNQDQYVALQNALSAGKGVPDLAHIEYYALSQFSLAKNVADLSGFGASAYKDKFAPGPWNAVSANGGVFGLPLDSGPMVLYYNKEVFDKHGVAVPTTWDEYYEAAKKLHAADPKVYIASDSGDAGTTTSMIWQAGGKPYTVNGTDITINFADAGAQKYTALWQKMIDEKLLSSISGWTDEWFQALGNGTLATLVVGAWMPSNLVSGSPNASGKWRVAPMPQWEKGGTATAENGGSAMSVMEASTRKALAYGFLDYLTAGEGVKTRIDNGAFPATTADLNSPEFQAKEFEYFGGQKINEIFAQSSANVVPGWSYLPYQVYANSIFKDTAGQAYISSTKLADGLKAWQDASVKYGNEQGFTVK, encoded by the coding sequence ATGATGTACACCTCTCGGCGCAACCTGCTGCGCCTGGCCGGCGCCGTCGGCGTGGCCTCCGTGCTGGCGGCCTGCGGTGGCGGCGACGACTCCGGCACCGGTGGCGAGACCGTCTCCGCGGACGACGTCACCAAGGCGCTGGAGGAGGGCGGCGAACTGCTCGTCTGGTCGTGGGACACCACGATCGCGCCGACCGCACAGGCGTTCATGACCAAGTACCCCAAGGTCAAGATCAACGTCGTCAACGCGGGTACGAACCAGGACCAGTACGTGGCGCTGCAGAACGCGCTCTCGGCCGGTAAGGGCGTGCCGGACCTGGCGCACATCGAGTACTACGCGCTCTCGCAGTTCTCGCTGGCGAAGAACGTGGCGGATCTGTCCGGCTTCGGCGCCTCCGCGTACAAGGACAAGTTCGCGCCCGGCCCGTGGAACGCGGTCTCCGCCAACGGCGGCGTCTTCGGCCTGCCGCTCGACTCCGGCCCGATGGTGCTGTACTACAACAAGGAGGTCTTCGACAAGCACGGCGTCGCCGTGCCGACCACCTGGGACGAGTACTACGAGGCCGCGAAGAAGCTGCACGCGGCGGACCCGAAGGTCTACATCGCCTCGGACAGCGGCGACGCCGGCACCACCACGTCGATGATCTGGCAGGCCGGTGGCAAGCCGTACACGGTCAACGGCACCGACATCACCATCAACTTCGCCGACGCGGGCGCGCAGAAGTACACCGCGCTGTGGCAGAAGATGATCGACGAGAAGCTGCTGTCCAGCATCTCCGGCTGGACCGACGAGTGGTTCCAGGCGCTGGGCAACGGCACGCTGGCCACGCTCGTGGTCGGCGCCTGGATGCCGAGCAACCTGGTCTCCGGCTCGCCGAACGCGTCCGGCAAGTGGCGCGTCGCGCCGATGCCGCAGTGGGAGAAGGGCGGCACCGCCACCGCCGAGAACGGCGGCTCCGCGATGTCCGTGATGGAGGCGTCCACCCGCAAGGCGCTCGCCTACGGGTTCCTGGACTACCTGACCGCCGGTGAGGGCGTGAAGACCCGCATCGACAACGGCGCGTTCCCGGCCACCACCGCGGACCTGAACTCGCCGGAGTTCCAGGCCAAGGAGTTCGAGTACTTCGGCGGCCAGAAGATCAACGAGATCTTCGCGCAGTCCTCCGCGAACGTGGTGCCCGGCTGGTCGTACCTGCCGTACCAGGTCTACGCGAACTCGATCTTCAAGGACACCGCGGGCCAGGCGTACATCTCCTCGACCAAGCTGGCCGACGGCCTCAAGGCCTGGCAGGACGCGTCCGTCAAGTACGGCAACGAGCAGGGCTTCACCGTCAAGTAG
- a CDS encoding carbohydrate ABC transporter permease, with amino-acid sequence MTTLQQAPPTQPAVKRVKRYTTTPRKSITLTLATGVILLYSVVPLFWLIVNATKSREGLTDSFGLWFADGEFLLFQNIAQTLTYNDGIFVRWFVNTLLYVVVGAGGATFLAVLGGYGLAKFRFPGRGAVFAVVIGAVAVPGTALAVPTFLMFSEMGLTDTPWAIIIPSLISPFGLYLMWTFANEAIPTELLEAARVDGSGEFRTFFQVGLPLLAPGIVTVLLFTTVATWNNYFLPLIMLKDPDWYPLTLGLNAWNAQATTNGGEVIFHLVITGSLLMIIPLIAAFLLLQRYWQSGLAAGSVKE; translated from the coding sequence ATGACGACGCTTCAGCAGGCGCCGCCCACCCAGCCGGCCGTGAAGAGGGTCAAGAGGTACACCACCACGCCGCGCAAGAGCATCACGCTCACGCTCGCCACCGGCGTCATTCTGCTCTACAGCGTCGTGCCGCTGTTCTGGCTGATCGTGAACGCGACCAAGAGCCGCGAGGGGCTGACCGACTCGTTCGGCCTGTGGTTCGCGGACGGCGAGTTCCTGCTGTTCCAGAACATCGCGCAGACCCTGACGTACAACGATGGGATCTTCGTTCGCTGGTTCGTCAACACCCTGCTGTACGTGGTGGTGGGGGCCGGTGGCGCGACGTTCCTGGCCGTCCTCGGCGGCTACGGCCTGGCGAAGTTCCGGTTCCCGGGCCGGGGCGCGGTGTTCGCGGTCGTGATCGGCGCGGTCGCGGTGCCCGGCACGGCGCTCGCGGTGCCGACGTTCCTCATGTTCAGCGAGATGGGCTTGACCGACACCCCCTGGGCGATCATCATTCCCTCACTGATCTCCCCGTTCGGCCTGTACCTGATGTGGACGTTCGCGAACGAGGCGATCCCGACCGAGCTGCTGGAGGCGGCGCGCGTCGACGGGTCCGGCGAGTTCCGCACGTTCTTCCAGGTCGGGCTCCCGCTGCTGGCCCCCGGCATCGTCACGGTCCTGCTGTTCACCACGGTCGCGACCTGGAACAACTACTTCCTTCCGCTGATCATGCTGAAGGACCCCGACTGGTACCCGCTGACGCTCGGCCTGAACGCGTGGAACGCGCAGGCGACCACGAACGGCGGCGAGGTCATCTTCCACCTCGTGATCACCGGTTCGCTGTTGATGATCATCCCGCTGATCGCCGCGTTCCTGCTGCTCCAGCGGTACTGGCAGTCGGGTCTGGCGGCCGGCAGCGTCAAAGAATGA